One genomic window of Desulfuromonas sp. AOP6 includes the following:
- a CDS encoding SDR family oxidoreductase: MDRIVIIGCGDIGRRVARRALAQGQQVHGLVREEEKGQALAATGIVPLVGHLDDPESLTGLPLAGAGLFYFAPPPGGGFSDPRVRNFLAAITPGQEPAKIVYISTSGVYGDCGDDLVTEETPPNPQTSRARRRLDAENAFLAWGKEHQVPVVILRVTGIYGPGRLPIARLTEGHPLLREEECKSTNRIHAEDLARVCLAAMDKGEAGDIFNVCDGQGGTMTQYFLAVADLLGLAHPPQISMEEARQVMAPLMISYLSESRRMDNRKMLEKLKIRLEYPTLAEGLRACLDKD; this comes from the coding sequence ATGGATAGAATCGTCATTATTGGTTGCGGCGATATCGGTCGCCGCGTCGCCCGCCGGGCCTTGGCTCAGGGTCAACAGGTGCACGGACTGGTGCGGGAAGAGGAAAAAGGCCAGGCTCTGGCAGCGACAGGGATTGTACCCCTGGTCGGGCACCTCGACGACCCCGAATCGCTCACCGGGCTGCCGCTGGCCGGCGCCGGCCTCTTTTACTTTGCGCCGCCGCCGGGGGGCGGCTTCAGCGATCCGCGGGTGCGGAACTTTCTGGCCGCCATCACGCCGGGGCAGGAGCCGGCCAAAATCGTCTACATCAGCACCAGCGGCGTCTACGGCGACTGCGGCGATGACCTGGTCACGGAAGAGACCCCGCCCAACCCGCAGACCTCGCGGGCCAGGCGCCGCCTCGACGCTGAAAACGCCTTCCTCGCCTGGGGAAAGGAGCACCAGGTCCCCGTGGTCATTCTGCGGGTCACCGGCATCTACGGCCCGGGACGCCTTCCCATCGCCCGCCTGACGGAGGGACACCCCCTGCTGCGGGAAGAGGAGTGCAAATCGACCAACCGCATCCACGCCGAAGATCTGGCCCGCGTCTGCCTGGCGGCCATGGATAAGGGGGAAGCCGGCGACATCTTCAACGTCTGCGATGGCCAGGGCGGTACCATGACCCAGTATTTTCTCGCCGTGGCTGACCTTCTCGGCCTGGCCCACCCGCCGCAGATTTCCATGGAGGAAGCCCGCCAGGTTATGGCGCCCTTGATGATCTCCTACCTCAGCGAATCCCGGCGCATGGACAACCGCAAGATGTTGGAGAAGCTGAAGATCCGGCTCGAATATCCGACCCTCGCCGAGGGGCTGCGAGCCTGTCTTGACAAGGACTGA
- the pepN gene encoding aminopeptidase N: MTNRPTTIYLKDYTPPAFLVENTDLHFELAESKTRVTATLRLRRNPDSTDPAAPLVLHGRELTLRDVILDGRPLPAAAYAVDTETLTLAGVPDTFTLRTVTEINPQANTSLEGLYLSSGNFCTQCEAQGFRKITYYPDRPDVMAPFTVTLVADRAKYPVLLSNGNLLEKGELDDGRHFARWQDPYKKPSYLFALVAGQLVKIEDRFTTRSGRVVTLQIFVEPRNADKCEHAMRSLQKAMAWDEEVFGLEYDLDIYMIVAVDDFNMGAMENKGLNVFNSKYVLARPDTATDADYQGIEGVIGHEYFHNWTGNRITCRDWFQLSLKEGLTVFRDQEFSADMTSRPVKRIEEVRILRQAQFPEDAGPMAHPVRPESYVEINNFYTATVYNKGAEVIRMIQNLLGREGFRQGMDLYIERHDGQAVTTEDFLAAMADANGADLAQFRRWYSQAGTPEIHVTTEFDPASGVYTLRCRQSCPPTPGQESKQPFHIPLALGLLDRQGNDLPLQLEGEAAPHEAGTRVLSLRQEEESFRFVGLTEEPVPSLLRDFSAPVKLQIDLADADLAFLMARDADPFNRWEAGQQLATRVLLGLVEDLRQGRTQGEADVFSEAFGLTLQDREADPALLALALTLPSETYLAEQMTVVDPAAIHAARKALRQSLARRWQAELLDTYERLGETGPYSIEPAAVGRRSLKNVCLAYLMALEEDETVRLCQRQFAQGDNMTDVIAALGALAHSRRPERQAALAAFYGQWRQDPLVVDKWLSLQATADHPDTLMQVRALMAHPAFSLRNPNKVRALIGAFCHGNPAAFHREDGSGYRFTAEQVLALDPLNPQVAARLAAALIRWRKFDDGRQQLMKEQLQRLLDAPRLSRDVYEIVSKSLS, encoded by the coding sequence ATGACCAACCGACCCACCACGATTTACCTCAAGGATTACACGCCACCGGCTTTTCTGGTGGAGAACACCGATCTGCATTTTGAGCTGGCCGAATCGAAGACTCGGGTCACGGCGACCTTGCGTCTGCGCCGCAACCCGGACAGCACCGACCCCGCCGCCCCGCTGGTGCTGCACGGGCGCGAACTCACCCTGCGGGATGTGATTTTGGATGGGCGGCCTCTGCCTGCGGCAGCCTATGCGGTCGACACGGAGACGCTGACCCTGGCCGGCGTGCCCGACACCTTCACCCTGCGGACCGTCACCGAAATCAACCCGCAGGCGAATACCTCGCTGGAAGGGCTCTATCTGTCCAGCGGCAACTTCTGCACCCAGTGCGAAGCCCAGGGCTTCCGCAAGATCACCTACTATCCCGACCGTCCCGACGTCATGGCGCCTTTCACCGTCACCCTCGTCGCCGACCGCGCCAAGTACCCGGTGCTGCTGTCCAATGGCAATCTATTGGAGAAGGGCGAGCTGGATGACGGCCGCCACTTCGCGCGCTGGCAGGATCCCTACAAGAAGCCGTCCTATCTCTTCGCCCTGGTCGCCGGTCAGCTGGTCAAAATCGAGGACCGCTTCACGACCCGCTCCGGCCGTGTGGTCACCCTGCAGATCTTCGTGGAGCCGCGCAACGCCGACAAGTGCGAACACGCCATGCGCTCCCTGCAGAAAGCCATGGCCTGGGATGAGGAAGTCTTCGGCCTGGAATACGATCTGGACATCTATATGATCGTGGCGGTGGACGACTTCAACATGGGCGCCATGGAAAACAAGGGGCTCAACGTCTTCAACTCCAAGTACGTGCTGGCCCGACCCGATACCGCCACCGATGCCGACTATCAGGGGATCGAAGGGGTCATCGGCCATGAATACTTCCACAACTGGACCGGCAACCGCATCACCTGCCGCGACTGGTTTCAGCTCAGCCTCAAGGAGGGGCTCACGGTCTTTCGAGACCAGGAGTTCTCCGCCGACATGACCTCACGGCCCGTCAAGCGCATCGAGGAGGTGCGCATCCTGCGCCAGGCCCAGTTCCCCGAGGACGCCGGCCCCATGGCCCACCCCGTGCGGCCTGAATCCTACGTAGAGATCAACAACTTTTACACGGCCACGGTCTACAACAAAGGAGCCGAGGTCATCCGCATGATCCAGAACCTGCTCGGCCGTGAAGGCTTCCGCCAGGGGATGGATCTTTACATTGAACGCCATGACGGCCAGGCCGTCACCACCGAGGATTTTCTGGCGGCCATGGCCGACGCCAACGGCGCCGACCTCGCACAGTTCCGCCGCTGGTACAGCCAGGCTGGCACCCCGGAGATCCACGTCACCACGGAGTTCGACCCGGCCAGCGGTGTCTACACCCTGCGCTGCCGCCAGTCCTGCCCGCCGACACCGGGACAGGAGAGCAAGCAGCCCTTCCATATCCCCCTGGCCCTGGGTCTGCTCGACCGCCAGGGCAACGACCTCCCCCTGCAGCTCGAAGGGGAGGCAGCCCCCCACGAAGCCGGCACCCGGGTACTCAGCCTGCGTCAGGAAGAGGAGAGCTTCCGCTTTGTCGGTCTTACGGAAGAACCCGTCCCTTCGCTGCTGCGGGACTTTTCGGCGCCGGTCAAGCTGCAGATCGACCTGGCCGACGCCGACCTCGCCTTTCTCATGGCTCGGGATGCGGACCCCTTCAACCGCTGGGAAGCCGGCCAGCAACTGGCCACGCGGGTGCTGCTGGGCCTGGTCGAGGATCTCCGTCAGGGACGCACGCAGGGGGAGGCCGACGTTTTCAGCGAAGCCTTCGGCCTGACCCTGCAGGATCGCGAGGCCGATCCGGCCCTGCTTGCCCTCGCCCTGACCTTGCCGAGTGAAACCTACCTGGCCGAACAGATGACCGTGGTCGACCCGGCGGCAATCCATGCCGCCCGTAAGGCCCTGCGCCAAAGTCTGGCCCGGCGCTGGCAGGCCGAACTGCTCGATACCTACGAGCGTCTGGGCGAGACCGGGCCGTACAGCATCGAGCCGGCGGCGGTGGGACGGCGCAGCCTCAAGAACGTCTGCCTCGCCTATCTCATGGCCCTGGAGGAGGATGAAACCGTCCGTCTGTGCCAGCGGCAGTTCGCGCAGGGGGACAACATGACCGACGTCATTGCCGCCCTCGGCGCCCTCGCCCACAGCCGCCGCCCCGAACGGCAGGCGGCGCTGGCCGCCTTCTACGGCCAGTGGAGGCAGGACCCCCTCGTTGTCGACAAATGGCTGAGCCTGCAGGCCACCGCCGACCACCCCGACACCCTGATGCAGGTGCGCGCCCTCATGGCGCATCCGGCCTTCAGCCTGCGCAACCCCAACAAGGTGCGGGCCCTCATCGGCGCCTTCTGCCATGGGAACCCGGCCGCTTTCCACCGGGAAGACGGCAGCGGCTACCGCTTCACCGCCGAGCAGGTGCTGGCCCTCGACCCTCTCAATCCCCAGGTCGCCGCCCGCCTTGCCGCTGCTCTCATCCGCTGGCGCAAGTTTGACGACGGCCGCCAGCAGCTGATGAAAGAACAACTGCAGCGCCTGCTCGACGCCCCCAGGCTCTCCCGCGACGTCTATGAAATCGTCAGCAAGAGCCTGTCGTAA
- a CDS encoding c(7)-type cytochrome triheme domain-containing protein, with the protein MTTIGSRWVWILGWCVLGLLWAETGAAAGKYWDFPPLPAPHEYGNVLISRTSVENKIKPVLFPHWSHRAKFSCRVCHFELDFAFATNKTEITEAENRNGLYCGSCHDGVRAFGHTEGNCERCHSGYGSTDAEKFEVFSRPLPAAPFGNKIHWGYALEDGLIRSAYSLFHADEKPMDFDRELELQAEWTYVPPAYFPHAKHTPWLDCANCHPDIFNVKKKTTQHFSMEYILEGKFCGVCHLRVAFPLDDCKGCHPRISR; encoded by the coding sequence ATGACAACGATAGGGTCAAGATGGGTCTGGATACTGGGATGGTGCGTTCTGGGCCTCCTTTGGGCGGAAACGGGGGCAGCGGCGGGGAAGTACTGGGATTTCCCGCCGCTGCCGGCCCCCCACGAGTACGGTAATGTCTTGATCAGCCGAACCTCGGTGGAAAACAAGATCAAACCGGTGCTCTTCCCCCACTGGAGCCATCGCGCCAAATTCAGCTGCCGGGTCTGTCATTTCGAGCTCGATTTTGCCTTTGCCACCAACAAGACGGAGATCACCGAGGCTGAGAACCGTAACGGGCTCTACTGTGGCTCCTGCCATGACGGTGTGAGGGCTTTCGGACATACGGAAGGCAACTGTGAGAGGTGCCATTCCGGTTACGGGTCGACGGATGCGGAGAAATTTGAAGTTTTCAGCCGGCCCCTGCCGGCGGCGCCTTTCGGCAACAAGATCCACTGGGGCTACGCTTTGGAAGATGGGCTTATCAGGTCGGCCTACAGTCTTTTCCATGCGGACGAGAAGCCGATGGATTTCGACCGCGAGCTGGAGCTGCAAGCCGAATGGACCTATGTGCCACCGGCGTACTTCCCTCATGCCAAGCATACGCCCTGGCTCGATTGCGCCAACTGCCACCCGGACATCTTCAACGTCAAAAAGAAGACGACCCAGCATTTTTCCATGGAATATATACTCGAAGGCAAGTTCTGCGGGGTCTGTCACCTGCGGGTGGCTTTCCCTCTGGACGATTGCAAGGGGTGCCATCCGCGCATTTCCCGCTAA
- a CDS encoding c(7)-type cytochrome triheme domain-containing protein: MNKRIVGLMAWLLMAMLVGVAGAETFGMKQKRPKLHEYGSVVMNNYSEQKNIAPVVFPHWVHRARYTCRLCHVDIGFAMTAEGTQMTETDNINGLYCGACHNGQEAFSVAKAEKNCDRCHSYGKNVLFKNNFYDFRKKMPKERFGNGIDWLKAEDEGLVTVRDYLEGVSISRAKIKEPDKFDLTPTEPNMPNIILSHQKHVVWNGCELCHPEIFPVKKSAQAYSMQDIFNGKYCGVCHDTVAFPNIDCQRCHTQPVH, from the coding sequence ATGAACAAGAGGATTGTCGGATTAATGGCGTGGCTGCTTATGGCGATGCTGGTCGGGGTGGCTGGAGCGGAAACCTTTGGCATGAAGCAGAAGCGCCCCAAGCTGCATGAATACGGCTCCGTGGTCATGAACAACTATTCCGAGCAGAAGAATATCGCGCCCGTCGTTTTTCCACACTGGGTACACCGGGCCAGGTACACCTGCCGCCTCTGTCATGTGGATATCGGCTTCGCCATGACCGCCGAAGGGACGCAGATGACGGAGACGGACAATATCAACGGCCTCTACTGCGGCGCCTGTCACAATGGCCAGGAAGCTTTTTCCGTCGCCAAGGCGGAAAAAAACTGCGATCGCTGCCACTCTTACGGCAAGAACGTGCTGTTCAAGAACAACTTCTATGATTTCCGCAAAAAAATGCCCAAAGAGCGCTTCGGCAATGGCATCGACTGGCTCAAGGCCGAAGACGAGGGGCTGGTCACGGTCAGGGACTACCTCGAGGGTGTCTCCATCTCCCGGGCCAAAATCAAAGAGCCGGATAAATTCGATCTGACCCCCACCGAGCCGAATATGCCCAACATCATCCTGTCACACCAGAAGCACGTGGTCTGGAACGGCTGCGAACTCTGTCATCCCGAGATATTTCCCGTCAAGAAGAGTGCCCAAGCCTACAGCATGCAGGACATCTTCAACGGCAAATACTGTGGGGTCTGCCACGATACGGTGGCGTTCCCCAATATCGACTGCCAGCGCTGTCACACCCAGCCGGTGCATTAA
- a CDS encoding DUF2835 family protein has translation MPRCHFSLHLDRQQFLRYYQGQVQQILVTTEEGMRVQFPAAHLRPFLSERGIQGRFALHYEEGGKLVRLERIV, from the coding sequence ATGCCCCGCTGCCATTTTTCCCTCCATCTCGACCGCCAGCAGTTTCTGCGCTACTACCAGGGGCAGGTTCAGCAGATTCTGGTGACGACGGAGGAAGGCATGCGGGTGCAGTTCCCCGCCGCCCACCTGCGGCCCTTTCTGAGCGAGCGGGGGATTCAGGGCCGTTTTGCCCTGCACTATGAAGAAGGTGGCAAGCTTGTGCGCCTGGAAAGGATAGTCTGA
- a CDS encoding low specificity L-threonine aldolase produces the protein MSEIMNQFASDNYAGICPEAWEAMAAVNQGFANAYGNDPWTERACNLLREFFETDCEVFFVFNGTAANSLSLASLCQSYHSIICHELAHIETDECGAIEFFSNGTKVLLVAGQNGKIDLGEVERTVTRRADIHYPKPRVLSLTQATEVGTVYSAAEMMAAGEEARRLNLHLQVDGARFANALAFLQVPAKELTWKAGVDVLTFGGTKNGMAMGEAVIFFNRDLAREFDYRCKQAGQLASKMRFLAAPWIGMLKDGALLRHADHANRCARSLAEHLREIPGVDIMHPVQANAVFVQMPESLIEALHRRGWIFYTFIGSGHARFMCSWKTTEQDIDRLVADIHRLAQSG, from the coding sequence ATGTCTGAGATCATGAACCAGTTCGCCAGTGACAATTATGCCGGCATCTGTCCCGAAGCCTGGGAGGCCATGGCAGCGGTCAACCAGGGCTTCGCCAACGCTTACGGCAACGACCCCTGGACCGAAAGAGCCTGCAATCTGCTGCGGGAGTTTTTCGAAACCGACTGCGAGGTATTCTTCGTCTTCAACGGTACGGCAGCCAACTCTCTGTCGCTGGCTTCCCTCTGCCAGAGTTATCACAGCATCATCTGTCACGAACTCGCCCACATCGAGACCGATGAATGCGGCGCCATCGAGTTTTTTTCCAATGGCACCAAGGTCTTGCTGGTGGCAGGGCAAAACGGCAAGATCGACCTGGGGGAAGTGGAAAGGACGGTAACACGGCGCGCCGACATTCACTACCCCAAGCCGCGCGTATTGAGCCTGACCCAGGCGACGGAAGTCGGAACCGTTTACTCGGCGGCGGAGATGATGGCGGCGGGAGAAGAGGCCCGGCGGCTGAACCTGCACCTGCAGGTGGACGGCGCCCGTTTCGCCAACGCCCTGGCCTTCTTGCAGGTTCCCGCCAAGGAGCTTACCTGGAAAGCGGGCGTCGACGTGCTGACCTTCGGTGGCACCAAGAATGGCATGGCCATGGGAGAGGCGGTGATTTTTTTCAATCGCGACCTGGCCCGCGAATTCGATTACCGCTGCAAACAGGCAGGGCAGCTGGCCTCCAAGATGCGCTTTCTGGCCGCTCCCTGGATCGGTATGCTCAAAGACGGCGCCCTGTTGCGCCACGCCGACCACGCCAACCGCTGCGCCCGCAGCCTGGCCGAGCATCTTCGGGAAATACCCGGGGTCGACATCATGCACCCGGTGCAGGCCAACGCCGTTTTCGTCCAGATGCCGGAGTCCCTTATCGAGGCTCTGCACCGAAGAGGCTGGATCTTTTACACCTTCATCGGATCAGGGCACGCCCGCTTCATGTGTTCCTGGAAGACCACGGAACAGGACATCGACCGGCTCGTCGCGGATATTCACCGCCTGGCCCAGTCAGGCTGA